CgaaatatttgcatttttaaGCCGTTTATTCCAACATATAACTTGTAATAAAAGACTATGTACACATTAGGATATATATACCTCTAAAGTTTCAACAAACATATTGTACAATATgcctgttaaaaatatatatatatatatatatatatatatatatatattatagttcatttttccatttttacaTCTGCCAGAAGGACGCtacattgtatgtatgtaaagcctcaatagctcaatggtaagagcggttggactcatcaccgaggggtgatggttcaATCCTCATCCCATGGTCTATTGGAGCGGAATggggatattggtcatattaaaaaaaatatgacaaatattctttttttttttaaaaaaaaaaaaaggaacatATTACTGATGTGTACTGAAGACGGACATAAGCCGTTGCCTCTTAGCTGGCTTCACACGTCTCCTGGCACTCTCATTATTGTCTTCTGAATCATCACTGTCTTCGGCATCGGCTGGGCAGGAATCGTCTTTGTGAAGCAACATGCAGCAAACGTCGCTCAATATATCCAAAGGTGATGATACATCAATTGAAGGTTCAGCTTCTGCTATCATCGGCCTATTGTTAATAGCAGAAGCTGTAGCCATTGTGGGAAACTGGGGAGACGTTGTATTTGGTTCTCCGTAAGGATTTCTTGTTATTGTAAGTGTGGGAAATTGGGGAGACGTTGTATTTGGTTCTCTGTAAGGATTCGTAGTAATAGTGGATGTTGTAGCCATTGTGGGAAACCGAAGAGACGTTGTATTTGGTTCTCTGTAAGGATTTAATGTTATGGTAGAAGTAACGGTTGCTGTGGATAACTGACGAGACGTTGTATTTGGTTCTCCGTAAGGATTCGTCGCGATAACAGAAGCACTTGCCATTGTGGACAACTGCGGAGTCGTAACTGATGTTTCTTGTCCCCGCCTCGTTCTTTGTTGATGCATCACTATTATTTCAGCAATGGTGGCATAATTGTTtgattttcgtttttgtttacGTGCTTTCGCTTTGGCTGCACGATCTGTTGAAGAAAACAagaaaatctatataaataaagcgtgtgtcagctccgacgcacgaatggagtttactttttcagattttttttttattattctttacaagttagcccttgactacaatgtcacctgatggtaagtgatgatgcagtctaagacggaagcgggctaacttgttaggaggaggatgaaaatccttacccctttcggtttctactcggcatcgtaccggaacgctaaatcgcttggcggaacgtctttgccggtagggtggtaactagccacggccgaagcctcccaccagccagacctggacaaattaagaaaatcttaatctgcccagccggggatcgaacccaggacctccgtcttgtaaatccaccgcgcataccactgcactgTCTAAATAGTGTCTAATAGTGTATGTTGGATCGACTGtttaaatagtgtatgttgccccgcagcatacactatgcacctctcaatacctacgcctgaaaagtgaaaggtgcgcatcCGAGGAGCACGCTGAAAGGTGCGCACAATAGGTTGCgaacaaaaacgtaacgctgtcattcattcatcgaatttaatatttttcataccgggcgctatatatgaaaaaccgattcttaaggagtaaactccaaaagtGTCTATTTGTAATGATATATTAATTACAGAAGAAGGTTTGCATGTacggtataaaataaaaaaaatgttactcaCTTGACCTCTGTTGTGCTGTCACTCTGAGGTTAGATTCAAAATTTCTAAAACGATCATTGGTAGCCGAAGTGCTTTCTGTAGGACACTCATTTGTATCATCTGTGGTCGAAAGTTTGGCTGTACCTGATGCCTCGTCGTTTTCCTCCGTTTTGagctgtaacaaaaaaaaattagagaaGATGTTTAGACAGACAGCTGGCTCCGTAGCGGGGTGGTGTATTGCAGGGTGTATTGTTTATGTAACAAAAATGTttccaaaaattattaattttgtatacaagAATGAGAATGTTTTATGAATCCATGGAAAGGAGCATGGCCGGCCAGAAGAGAAAAGCCACATGGTAAGGGACACAATGGGGAAGTGGAGCAGATTGGTGACGAAATGGTACCCTAGAGACGGCAGAAGAAATAAGGGCAAACAGTTCCTTACATGGAAAGACGACTTAAAGCTCACAGCGGGACAAAACTGAAGGAGGGTTGCAATAGACAGAGAGCAGTGGAAGTCTCtggaggcctatgccgaaaggcacactGTGTTAAgagaaattctttaaaaaataaaaacaaaatgtaatgtataaaaacaatttaatttcttatgccagaataaagggcttattattattattatgctgtGTCGAAGctgaataatgtaaataataatttaattctgGGTGCAGGGTTTATATAATTATACCAATTATTTTTACATCAAGTCATATCACCTGTGCTGTGATAGCCTGTCCGGttttaatccggtccggggcgtgtacttccaactttttcagttgcgtgcattttaagaaattaaatatcacgtgtctcaaacaatgaaggaaaacatcgtgaggaaacctgcataccagagaattttctgaactccctgcgtgtgtgaagtctgccaatcctcattgggccatcgtgatcgactattggcctaaccctctcatcctgagaggagactcgaactcagcagtgagccaaatatgggctgataatgatgataatgaagtcatatttacaaaacattgttaattTGTGTGTTAAATCAACACATCTATATTtgggtataatatatatctacCTCTTAGTTGGTATAACTATTTTTCACCTAGTCTCGCCTAGCAACAATATAACTAAGGTGATAACACATTTTGAACGGAACGGAAGGAGTATATTGAAtttcacataaaattaataacaactaaaatttataaatatcacTCGATTGTTAAAAGAATATTGCTGTGAGTATGAtatgaatacataatatatactaatctatacgaatattattaagctgaagagtttgtttgtttgtttgattggacgcgcttatcttaggaactactggtctgatttgaaaaattctttcagtgttagataacccatttatcgaggaaggctataggctatatattattacgcTAAGACTAgtaggagcggagcaccaatgaagaatgttttaAAATCGGGGATTTTATTCTATTGAGAGATCTTTCGTTGCGTGCACTACGTAAAAGGTTAAAGTTTcgtaaaaatcatgtatgacagtattgttcccctttaaaagttctaaaaaaaagtcGGCGACAGTATATGtctatgtatactaatattataaagctgaagagaatttttgtttgtttgattgaacgcgctaatctcaggaactactggtccgatttaaaaaggctataggctatatattattacgcTAAGACTAATAGGAGAGGAGCACCAATgaataatgtttcaaaatcggggatTTTATCCTATTGAGAGAGCTTCTGTATATGAGCTTTagtatatgtctatcttttatattttagcagatatagtagtagtagtatagttAAATCATATGCTACGGAATCAGAaacaggggtcatatccactgggctaacagggtttttttttaaataatgctaattaaaaaataaaataaaaaagaagtctAATAACAACACTTTTCTATACTCCTATataaacgattcgtaataataagtaattaaaagtcaatttgaactttaataccataccataaaGTTCAAGTGTTAGTGAAGAGGTTTCGTGAAGGCAAAACATTTGAGTGACgttatggtaggggtagggtggggtagggtagggtatcgGTAACGGTAGAGGAAGattaagggtaggggtagaggtagggtaagggtaaggtagggttagggtaatGGTAGATTTAGGGATAgcggtagggcagggtagggtaaggtaaggttgaggtagggtagggtatcgGTAAAGTAGGGTTAGGATAGGGGAAGGAtaggatttttttagggtaaggtaaggttgggttagggtagggtagggtaggggtaggggtaggggtagggaagaagtgcacataagtaaaagcgaaatttgaccgggtccgctattgaatatattttgaacatttttgttggagggcattataattaatatgatcgatactgaagtcataaactcttatttattattttttgtctgtctgtctatccgtccgtctttttttattaccgggcatcacgctgaaactactgaatgaaatcaaatgaaacttgccACGATTTGTGACCATAATACGAAGGAATAAGTAACAATAataaggatactttttgtcgcgaaaataaaataagaaatgagtAAACTAGGGgcataaagtttgtatggaattcaaggtttatttgtaaatgtaaaattaatcattttaaattaatcattgaactatttattataaatttaaaaagcttgcaaaaatataaatagaatggtgtgaaataggggttgaagtaGGGGTTGTTTACAGcgatttcacgcggacgaagtcgagggcgtccgctagtccgctaaacattttgcaaaaataagttaatctaaataaataaaactaaaaacccgagtcaaagaatacataaaacaagctTATGCAGGAagtcagaaacagctccgatttcgactattttttttaatgtcatgtttttttatctaaaattaagattataaagtttgtaagtttataatcttctatattttagcagatatagtacccctagtgttttaaaaaatattaatattataggtttacgtcattatttatactactaaacttaaatccttatcaaaataaattatttaataatgacaaggatattatggattTACAGTATGTTATTTAGTAAAAAACGCAGAAATTCCGTTACATTATAACGCCCCGctctttcaattacgtagttcccgttcccgtttgaatatggggatcaaacatagcctatgtagggtaggggtacggtaggcgtagggtaggcgtagggtagacTAGggcaagggtagggtagggtaggggtagggtggggtaggtagggtaggggtaggaacaatttttaaatttaaaaatggagattttttggactatatttaaacgcatttattttactcatgctattaatccttatcaaaataaattatttaatcactAATTACagtttatgtagataatatttggtctttgaatgaataaaattgGACGTTTGGTTTTGAAATCATGGCGAAATTAAATATAggcgggtaggataggggtagtgaaagtttacatcgaagttcacgcgaacgaagttgcgggcgtccgctagtgttatttAAAATTGGTGCGGGAacgaaatgatttatattgttaaaaaatatctatgctatttatataataaataatttaaaaatactaccgacttcaaaaatacaaacgtaTGCAGAGAACTTATaagcgaaagaaaatattataatctttctatctattgatcactttgatgGCTGTGACAATGGTCCAATTAATGGGCCGACAATCAGTCATCTACCGTTTTTCTAGCTTTAGGATTCGAATTGTATTTTCATGATTATATGACAGTATCTTCGGAATataccctttataataaaaaaaagaattatcaaaatcggaccatttaataaaaaataatacttcgtTTTACTCTAaaattaatgggtaaacaatcaatcatcccctgttttcgtaatgtaaaactaagcataactttttattgagttgtccgATTTCGATAATTctgttttaaatagaaagggtataCTCCGACAATGATcccataataaattttaaattcgaccctaagggtaggaaaacaaaagatgattgattgttttcccattaattgtattgttaAACTATGCGTAACTTGTTACGAAGTGATCCGATTGTGATAATTCTTTATCGATTGTAAAGGGCATAAAGGTAGAAAAAGACAGTACGATTGATTgtctacccattaattgtaccaTTGGCACCGGCTTCATAGTAAacagtagatagaaaatatattGATGTTTTCTTCTGCTTATTAGTTTCctgcataagtttgtatttttgaagtcggttgtgttttgttttttaattatttattacataaatagtattgtttaaataacataaatcatTCCGTCCccactccaaaaggtttctgattacaaataaaaacaaacagaacaaaaaaaaatatcaaaatcggagATTTTTCTGAGCAGGTCGAGGAAATATGCTCTATTGATTCCATTAAAAAgaagactgactgacatagtgatctatcaacgcacagctcaaactactggacggatcggactgaaatttggcatgttatgacgtaggcatccgctgagaaaggattttgatcaattatgATCATTTTGATCATCCCTTATTTTACCTCCTTGGGGatgaattttactctggattagcatATATGCCACTTTttaccccggaaaaatccatggttcccgcgggatttgtgaaaaacttaattcaacgcggatgaagtcgcgggcgtccgctagtggtatttataaatgtatttacaaattaaagaGCAAATTAgtataaatcaaaaattaatattttttgatattaatattaatagttattGACCTAACATATCCATAGGTAAAGGCGGTACCGAAGATAACACTATGAGTACTTACTTTCTGCCTATTTTGTGGAAAAAATCCTGGCTTTGAAGTAAAGTCAGGCCCCACCGTGGCGCGCTCGCGATACAAGTGCAAGTTATCTACTTAATGGagtcaaataaataaagtaagcgTTTTCAGGAAGTGCttagaaacagctccgattttgatgtttttttttaaagtcatgtttttatgatatttaaaatcagaaatattTTGGTGAGGggacgaaattatttatattgttaaaaagtatctatgctatttatataaaaaaaatatttaaaaatactacccacttcaaaaatacaaacgtaTGCAGATAACTACTAAtaagcaaaagaaaatattataatattttctatctataaaTCGCTGTCAAGGCAGTGCCAATGGTCTAATTACTGGGCCGACAATCAGTCATCTACCGTTTTCCTAGCTTTAGGTTTCGAattgttttttcatatttatatgaaactatCTTCGGGATataccctttataataaaataagaattatcaaaatcggactactcaataaaaagttatactttgttttacactaaaattaatAGGTAAACAATCAATCGTCCCCTGTTttcgtaatgtaaaaccaagcataactttttattaagttgtccgattttgataattcttttttattacaaagcgtacattttgtacatggtcctatatacatataaaaaaaatcaatttcaacTCTAAGCGTAAGAAAACAAGGTATGGTTGATTGTTTACCCACTAATTTTAGTGTTAAACCaaacataactttttattaagttgtccgattttaataactctgtattaaatataaaggGTATATTCCAACaatggtcccatataaattaaaaaaaaaatttcaatcctAAGGGCAGAAAAACAGAAGATGACTGATTGTTTTCccattgtattgtaaaactaaGCGTAACTTATTACGATGTGGTCCGATTTCAATAATTCTTTATAGTTTGTAAAGGGTATATTTTGAAGTAGGTCCCATATATATATGgaaaaacaattccaatcctaaatgtagaaaaacaggataatattgattgttttcttattcattttaatgtaaaaccaagcataactttttattgagtggttCGAATTTGATAATTCTATTTTAATggaaagggtatattcctaaaATAGACCCTTATTTGGAAAAACAATttcaatgacaatgcttgagggaattagcagacttttgggaaggcgcgaacacacgccatgtacaccttgggttacattattggagtttcaggaaggatccttaattttttgaaaataaaatatagcctatagccttcctcgataaatgggctacctatcactgaaagtatttttcaaatcggaccagtagttcctgagattagcgcgttcaatcaaacaaacaaacaaacaaactcttccgctttataatattagtatagataagatattctcacatggcttgaattaatacatcaccggcttagcaccgccttcatactgatcagcagatagaacatattatgatgttatttttcgctttttagtttagtgggtacgtttttaggttttgaagtcggttgtatttttttttattaagttgaaaatataatatagtctatagcttcctcgataaataggctatctatcactgaatcggacaagtagttcctgagattagcgcgttcaatcaaacaaacaacaaacaaatttttaacaatataaatcatttcgtCGCCGCACCAAAAcgtttctgattttaaataacataaaaaaaaacattaaaatcggagctgtttttGAGGACTTGCTGAATATGATTgttgtatgtattattatacTCCACTAACAAGGAGATATTGTTAGCAGAGCTTGTCAGGGGAATTATTACCGCCATTCTTAACTCTGCTAAGCAGCGATGTGTTCCGGTCTGAAGGGAGTGGTAGCCAGTGTAGCCAGGCAGTAGGCACACGAGGCCTACTACCTGCTCACATGGCGGCGCTTTTTAGGATGTGTTTcttgctcagaccaattatagaaggacctgtatcgcactcatagtcacgaacaaaattgtctgtcattttctgaggaaaactagcgtagatttggtatatatcttataataaactagaagtttttgtccgttttttacacaattcaattacacaaaaaggtatttttacggagctctttaaccgacgatcacgattacaactatttaacatcggttctatagagacagtttttataatcccattagatcgttgatcatatactttgacagaaaagtaacgtctagcgaggcaggtcctgtacaataattggtctgaggtttctTGCATGTCCTGTGAAGTGTTGACTAGTTTATAGATCGCTTTTCACTTAGCCaccaggctaattcactatctttgacatatgctagttgacatatacaaaattgagattctatgttatgtaataaataccaccggtgcctactggtggatatcatacagtaggtagatggcaTTTCTCAATGTCCCAATTTCCTCTAAAGGAAATGTAAATTTTGTACTACAGATATATTACGTGCCTTCAAGATTACCGCAataagtgatctgaatttagtgactccactaagcgcacacatgcacaattttgtgtttacttccattatat
This genomic interval from Bicyclus anynana chromosome Z, ilBicAnyn1.1, whole genome shotgun sequence contains the following:
- the LOC112042890 gene encoding location of vulva defective 1 gives rise to the protein MSARRTVIEDNSAPARRKRRVETITHPEDEGPTSQEVAAEVLVQQPIVDNFMSSVSSSKDEEELGITIQVAEDVMAQQSLSDYYISPLSTEDEEDLASSSIKPDGVIELPIYEEREIHPEHAEVSLEPIIVLPSNNSSSEDSEGVLVVETCSDDSTHYSHRFDQQESNKVKQVTYAMCDSIYYDPTSNVVMMNEEVAEEVTLTQYNAVTQFEESAPPDSTQVECDDEEKVVHDEDSQLKTEENDEASGTAKLSTTDDTNECPTESTSATNDRFRNFESNLRVTAQQRSNRAAKAKARKQKRKSNNYATIAEIIVMHQQRTRRGQETSVTTPQLSTMASASVIATNPYGEPNTTSRQLSTATVTSTITLNPYREPNTTSLRFPTMATTSTITTNPYREPNTTSPQFPTLTITRNPYGEPNTTSPQFPTMATASAINNRPMIAEAEPSIDVSSPLDILSDVCCMLLHKDDSCPADAEDSDDSEDNNESARRRVKPAKRQRLMSVFSTHQ